A part of Silvimonas soli genomic DNA contains:
- the pabC gene encoding aminodeoxychorismate lyase: MTMRLINGVPAERLNVADRAFQFGDGVFRTLFLKDGVIPFLGRHLTKLRADAHALDIPAPDDELWLADIRACDVTEATFKLILTRGETPRGYAYPADLAPNRLVQCTPPPVPRRFGESGATVRLCETPAGWQPRLAGIKHLNRLENVLARAEWQDPDIFEGLLLDRDGCVLEGTMTNLLMLEAGRLVTPLLESGGVAGVMRQVALEAAQALGWSSAQERIALPRLLAAERVWLCNSLIGVVPVGTLEQARWEAHPADEVLTQAIAQMASQESIPL, translated from the coding sequence ATGACGATGAGACTGATTAACGGTGTCCCCGCCGAGCGGCTGAATGTGGCGGATCGGGCTTTTCAGTTTGGCGACGGCGTATTCAGAACGCTGTTTCTGAAAGATGGCGTAATTCCCTTTCTGGGGCGCCATCTGACAAAGCTGCGCGCCGATGCCCATGCGCTGGATATCCCCGCCCCGGATGACGAACTCTGGTTAGCGGATATTCGTGCCTGCGACGTGACTGAGGCGACTTTCAAGCTGATCCTCACTCGTGGCGAAACGCCGCGTGGTTATGCCTACCCCGCTGATTTGGCTCCCAATCGCCTGGTGCAATGTACTCCCCCACCAGTGCCAAGGCGCTTTGGTGAGTCTGGCGCCACGGTCCGGCTTTGCGAAACACCTGCAGGCTGGCAACCGCGCCTTGCCGGTATCAAGCATTTGAATCGGCTGGAGAATGTTCTTGCACGAGCCGAGTGGCAAGACCCGGACATTTTTGAGGGCTTGTTGCTGGATCGGGATGGTTGCGTGCTGGAAGGCACCATGACCAATCTGCTGATGCTCGAAGCAGGGCGACTGGTGACCCCATTGCTGGAGAGCGGTGGTGTGGCGGGGGTGATGCGTCAGGTCGCACTGGAGGCCGCGCAAGCGCTGGGCTGGTCCTCGGCGCAGGAACGGATTGCGCTGCCACGCTTGCTGGCGGCTGAGCGGGTCTGGCTGTGCAACAGTCTGATTGGTGTGGTGCCGGTGGGCACGCTGGAGCAAGCTAGATGGGAGGCGCACCCGGCGGATGAAGTCCTCACTCAGGCCATTGCGCAGATGGCCAGTCAGGAAAGTATCCCGCTGTGA
- a CDS encoding amidohydrolase family protein translates to MIIDFHCHAGQGDGMTGPWDTTAPLADYARRATEAGIGRTVLLPVFQSDYAQGNRDVAALVRAEPQRWIGFAMIHGQRDRERVHRMIEEAVLQLGLRGIKVHRHDARINRQICDAARRWQLPVLYDPGGDTGPLDLLAQTHPDVAFVFAHLGSFADDWAAQRRVIDLIVRHPNLFADTAGVRRFDLLEEAFVRAGPGKLLFGSDGPWLHPGLELAKIRALRPSSAAFASMTSGNALRLLRRAGRSTTGVPDARRLRSHHPLSG, encoded by the coding sequence ATGATTATCGATTTTCACTGCCATGCGGGCCAGGGCGATGGCATGACCGGCCCGTGGGATACCACCGCCCCGCTAGCCGATTACGCCCGCCGTGCGACTGAAGCTGGCATAGGCCGCACCGTGCTGCTGCCGGTATTCCAGTCTGACTACGCGCAAGGCAACCGTGACGTTGCCGCGCTGGTCCGCGCCGAACCGCAGCGCTGGATTGGCTTTGCCATGATCCACGGCCAGCGCGACCGGGAACGTGTGCACCGCATGATCGAAGAAGCGGTGCTCCAACTGGGCTTGCGCGGCATCAAGGTGCATCGGCACGACGCACGCATCAACCGGCAGATTTGCGACGCCGCCCGCCGCTGGCAATTACCGGTGCTGTATGACCCGGGTGGCGATACTGGCCCGCTGGATTTGCTGGCACAAACCCATCCTGATGTGGCCTTTGTCTTTGCACATTTAGGCAGCTTTGCCGATGACTGGGCCGCGCAACGCCGGGTGATTGATCTGATCGTGCGGCATCCGAACTTGTTTGCCGACACGGCTGGCGTGCGCCGGTTTGACCTGCTGGAAGAAGCTTTTGTCCGTGCCGGGCCAGGCAAATTGTTGTTTGGATCAGATGGGCCGTGGCTGCATCCAGGACTGGAGCTAGCCAAGATTCGTGCCTTGCGCCCTTCCTCCGCCGCCTTTGCCAGCATGACCAGCGGCAATGCCCTGCGCTTGTTACGGCGCGCAGGTCGCTCCACTACGGGCGTTCCGGATGCGCGGCGCTTACGTTCTCATCACCCGCTATCCGGTTGA
- a CDS encoding GIY-YIG nuclease family protein: MFKTADGETLELAPWRMRRLLRLIADARSYPAGTPPQMLIQDLRLIISRARRVSSQPRVGTAKYQSTGACCRACLLARQQKSSGVLELVGLSIVPQVMRGLLNESRQLELEFESSPKSANLVLRWQYWNSLTDAMNGSRGAGIYMLMRGSLPVYVGMSQNLPQRLRQHLWCAVRHRDGGLSAWSASVERPQDLAAVEHALVRALGPRVSNDRLQGTLRVGPGGLTIRNLLPGGLTSARAPGNQLLLLPGAEFELAA; the protein is encoded by the coding sequence ATGTTTAAAACTGCCGATGGAGAAACGCTGGAACTTGCACCGTGGCGCATGCGGCGCTTGCTGCGGCTGATTGCCGACGCGCGCAGCTACCCCGCCGGAACCCCGCCACAAATGCTGATCCAGGATTTGCGGCTCATCATCAGCCGCGCGCGCCGCGTCAGCAGCCAGCCGCGCGTCGGCACCGCCAAGTATCAAAGCACCGGCGCGTGCTGCCGGGCTTGTTTGCTGGCCCGACAACAGAAAAGCAGCGGCGTGCTGGAATTGGTTGGTTTGAGTATCGTGCCGCAGGTAATGAGAGGCTTGTTGAATGAAAGCCGCCAACTGGAACTGGAGTTTGAATCCAGCCCCAAATCGGCCAATCTCGTTTTGCGCTGGCAATACTGGAACAGCCTGACCGATGCCATGAATGGCTCGCGCGGCGCGGGTATCTACATGCTAATGCGGGGCTCCTTACCCGTTTACGTCGGCATGTCGCAAAACCTGCCGCAACGGCTACGTCAGCATTTGTGGTGCGCTGTACGCCATCGCGATGGCGGATTAAGTGCCTGGTCGGCCAGCGTCGAGCGCCCGCAAGACTTGGCGGCAGTTGAACACGCGCTGGTACGCGCACTCGGCCCACGGGTGTCGAATGATCGTTTGCAAGGCACACTGAGAGTTGGTCCTGGCGGTTTGACGATTCGTAACTTGCTCCCGGGCGGGTTGACTTCGGCCAGAGCACCAGGCAACCAGCTCCTCTTGCTACCGGGCGCCGAATTCGAGTTAGCAGCATGA
- a CDS encoding sigma 54-interacting transcriptional regulator: MRVVLDQEDARRLGQSLRQHGLPESLDLSGDGDGLLAVVILAEEKRVSAAAERWLRHQPLPDAFIIGCTRGTRCYCQPQDWWPVAICDLVSADDQDTLLTELALRLARLAEMEAVLASDWLHERAVGCSAIWRQTLRMVAEVGRFGHGACLLLGESGCGKELLARLVHDLDPKRRRGPFVVVDCTTLSPELSGSELFGHAKGAFTHALTARDGAVALADGGTLFLDEVGELELPLQARLLRVIQEHTYKRVGEDNWRQSDFRLTCATNRDLEAEVVAGRFRADLYFRITQWTVRAPCLAERREDIPLLVRHFLAESGQAIPQVMPEVMQQLVRADYPGNVRELRNVVLRMADRQQGFHVLSTGGLQGIGLVADMVFAGTNGSWEQALAEAVEGALDAGLGLKGIGQLAESVAVQVAVRRAGSTTRAAELLGVTPRALQLRRQGRQPDSG, encoded by the coding sequence ATGCGCGTCGTTCTCGATCAGGAGGACGCGCGGCGGCTTGGACAGTCGCTGCGCCAGCATGGCTTGCCGGAGAGTCTGGATTTGTCCGGCGACGGAGATGGCTTGCTGGCAGTAGTGATCCTGGCCGAAGAAAAACGCGTCAGCGCAGCGGCTGAACGCTGGTTACGCCATCAACCCCTTCCCGATGCTTTTATTATTGGCTGCACTCGCGGCACCCGCTGTTATTGCCAGCCGCAAGACTGGTGGCCCGTCGCCATCTGTGATCTGGTCTCTGCTGACGACCAGGACACACTACTCACCGAACTGGCTTTACGCCTGGCGCGCCTGGCAGAAATGGAAGCCGTTCTGGCCTCGGACTGGCTGCACGAACGCGCCGTGGGCTGTTCTGCCATCTGGCGGCAAACGCTGCGCATGGTGGCAGAAGTGGGCCGCTTTGGTCACGGTGCCTGTCTGCTGCTGGGCGAAAGTGGCTGCGGCAAAGAACTGCTGGCACGGCTGGTGCACGATCTGGACCCGAAACGGCGGCGCGGACCGTTTGTAGTGGTGGATTGTACAACGCTCAGTCCGGAGCTATCGGGCAGCGAACTGTTTGGCCATGCCAAGGGCGCATTTACGCATGCGCTCACCGCGCGTGATGGTGCGGTGGCGTTGGCCGACGGGGGCACCTTGTTTCTGGATGAAGTCGGCGAGCTGGAGTTACCGCTGCAAGCGCGCTTGTTGCGGGTGATTCAGGAACACACCTACAAGCGGGTAGGTGAGGACAACTGGCGTCAATCCGATTTTCGGCTGACCTGCGCCACCAACCGCGATCTTGAGGCTGAAGTCGTCGCCGGACGATTTCGAGCCGATTTGTATTTCCGCATCACGCAATGGACTGTGCGCGCTCCCTGTCTGGCGGAACGTCGCGAAGACATCCCGCTATTGGTCCGGCACTTTCTGGCCGAAAGCGGTCAGGCCATCCCGCAGGTCATGCCCGAGGTCATGCAGCAACTGGTCCGCGCCGATTACCCTGGCAACGTGCGCGAATTGCGCAATGTGGTGCTGCGCATGGCGGATCGGCAGCAAGGTTTTCATGTATTGAGTACCGGCGGATTGCAGGGAATAGGCCTGGTTGCGGACATGGTGTTTGCTGGCACCAACGGCAGTTGGGAGCAGGCGCTGGCTGAGGCGGTGGAAGGGGCACTGGACGCAGGCTTGGGCTTGAAAGGCATTGGGCAACTGGCCGAGTCCGTAGCGGTTCAGGTGGCGGTACGCCGCGCCGGTTCAACCACCCGCGCTGCAGAATTGCTTGGGGTCACGCCACGTGCGCTGCAATTGCGACGACAAGGGCGTCAACCGGATAGCGGGTGA